GCATTACAATAATAAGAAATATTAAAATTAATGGTGGAATACCAGCACTAACAAGTATTGGTATTGGTCCTATCATAATCAAAGCTCCTCCACCTATTGTAACTTCTTTGGTTGTTATAATAGATATTAAGGAAGAAAAAATAATTATTGCTATACCTAAAAATATTAAAGAGAGCCCGATCATGAATAATTTAGAATCCATTTTCTCACCATATTTTAGAAAAAACTGTTAATATAATAAGAGCAAAAACTAGAACTATAGCTAATAAAATTAAGATTTTGGCTGATTTTGGATCTGTGCTTAATACTATTGGTATTGGTCCTATCATAATTACAGCTCCACCTTTGAAATGTTCTTTTTCTGGTTCTTTCTTCATTTTTAGAAATCCTAAAATAATTGCAAATATGATAATTAAAATTCCAATCGATATCATTAAAAATCCAATCAAAAATATGTATAACATTCTATAATCTATATTTAAAAACTAATATAAAAACTTATTTTTATTTTTTTTAATCACATTATTTCAAAATTTAAGTTTTCTATATTCTAAAAGTAAAAAACTTTATAATGATTAATATATTTTTAGAAACATTGAAGCATATTTAATATATGAGGCAAAAATTATTATAAAATGTTAAAACTTATTTGTATGTTTAAATCTTTTTATTTATAAAATTAAATGTAGTCGTTCTAAAGGTGTGCTAATTTTATTAAATAATAAGAGTATTTGGTGAAATTTATGGAAAAACTTGAATTACAAAAATGGATGTATGCATTAATACCATACAATGCTACTATGTTTTTTCTAGGAACGTTTATTCCACTTATTATATTAGAACGTGGCGGAAATGTAGTGGATGTAAGCTTAGCTACAGCATTTTATAATTTATCCTTAGTTATATTTTCATTAATTTGGGGAATAGTAATTGATAAAATTGAAAGTAGAAAAATATTATTAGTTTCAGGAATTACATTAATGACTGTTTTCATATTGACTATTTTGAAAATAGAGAATTCTATAAATATAATTATAATTTATGCTCTTCTTGGAATTTCTATAGCAATGATTAATACACCAATAAACATTCTTATAATAGAAACTTCTTCTAAAAGTAGTTTAAATGTTTCTTATAATAATTTTTATTGGTATTCTTATATAGGTGGTATAATTGGTCAATTAGGTGGAGCAATATGGATTAATTTTTTAGGTTTAGAAAATTCTATTTATTTTCCCATTATACTTTCAATATTAGCACTAGGTGGCTTCATTTTATTATTAAAAGAACCATTAATAACTTTAGAAAGAGAAAGCATATTAATGAACTTGAAAGCTTTTTCATACAGACTTCTACAAATACCTTTATTTTTTATTCGCATTCCAAGAGTGAAAGATTTTATAGCATTATTTAGATCGATAAGAATTTTCTTAGAACGTGATTTTTTTATTGTAATGAGTACGATTATTCTATTCTTTGCTTCAGCAAATTTATTTTTCACATCATATACTCCTTATTTAAAAAATGTTGGCTTATTAGATTCTGAAATTTTCTTATTAAATACTTATATAACAATTGTTAATACTTTTTCTTCATTATTTTTAAGAAAGATGAAAGAAGGGGAAGAAATAGACATAGCTAAAAAAGCACTTTATATAAGATTCTTCGGATTCTTTTTAGCATCAACTTTCTCATTTTTCATCCAAAATAGATTTAATTTTTATACTACATTAATATCTTTTACTTTTATTGGAATAGCTTATACTTTAGTAACAATCCCATTAAATATCATGCTATTTAAAACATTAAGACCAGAAAAGAAAGGGGAGGAAATTGGTATATTTAGTTCATTGAATGGAATAACAATTTTTATAGTATCTTTTCTTTCAGGATTAATTTCAAAAACATTAGGATATTATGTGACTTTTTATTTAGCTACGATATTAATTTTTATTCCAATATTACTTTTAGAATTATTAAAAAGATAAAAATAATTATTTAAATTTTAACTTTACTAACTTCTTCATAAAATTTCATATCAAGAAAACCATGTCCAGAAATATTAAATGCTATAACTTCTTCTCTATTCTCTCTTTTAGCTTTTAAAGCTTCATCTATAGCAGCTTTTATGGCATATGAAGATTCAGGTGCAGGTATAAAGCCTTCAGATTTAACGAATAATTTTGCAGCTTTGATTACTTCTTCTTGTGTATATGTAACTGCTTCAATAAAACCAAGATGTTTTAATAAACTTATTATTGGTGCTGCTGCATGATATCTTAAACCTTCTGCATAAATACTTTTTCCTATATATTCATGTCCAAGAGTATACATTTTTAATAAAGGAGTTTTTCTTGCATGGTCTGCAAAATCATATCTATATTCTCCTTTAACTAAATTTGGTGCTTCAATACTTTGAGAAGCTATAAACCTTATTTTTTCTTTATTTTTAATCATTTTTCCTATCCATGGTAAAACAAAGCCACCAAAATTGCTTCCTCCACCTAAGCAACCTATCATTATTGTTGGCTTCAAATCTATTTTTTCAAATTGT
The Nitrososphaerota archaeon DNA segment above includes these coding regions:
- a CDS encoding MFS transporter, which translates into the protein MEKLELQKWMYALIPYNATMFFLGTFIPLIILERGGNVVDVSLATAFYNLSLVIFSLIWGIVIDKIESRKILLVSGITLMTVFILTILKIENSINIIIIYALLGISIAMINTPINILIIETSSKSSLNVSYNNFYWYSYIGGIIGQLGGAIWINFLGLENSIYFPIILSILALGGFILLLKEPLITLERESILMNLKAFSYRLLQIPLFFIRIPRVKDFIALFRSIRIFLERDFFIVMSTIILFFASANLFFTSYTPYLKNVGLLDSEIFLLNTYITIVNTFSSLFLRKMKEGEEIDIAKKALYIRFFGFFLASTFSFFIQNRFNFYTTLISFTFIGIAYTLVTIPLNIMLFKTLRPEKKGEEIGIFSSLNGITIFIVSFLSGLISKTLGYYVTFYLATILIFIPILLLELLKR
- a CDS encoding DUF131 domain-containing protein, whose product is MLYIFLIGFLMISIGILIIIFAIILGFLKMKKEPEKEHFKGGAVIMIGPIPIVLSTDPKSAKILILLAIVLVFALIILTVFSKIW